One stretch of Segatella copri DNA includes these proteins:
- a CDS encoding thioredoxin-like domain-containing protein, whose product MKKLLFFLLLTTAVVGRAQTLLDLLPVGTEAPDFTITDSKTGKKIFQLSDKKTQKDKDGKTVPGVWTMLDFWASWCPDCRRDMPMVKAIYDKYNTKIQVVGVSFDTDEAKMKKYLGDNQYTWLQYCEFKKWKETKISKDYHISWIPTSYLINPEGKVAFSTVKAEEMMKKLDSLDQAGALKPAQVQTALKKVYNERIDPMAQIDEALAKAKKNGKFVICQVGGNWCPWCLKFADFVEKNAAVNKMVNDHFEYIHVNYNRRKTAGDAAVKKAEQLMKRLNNPQRFGFPVFVVLDETGKVLHIQDSSFLEEGKGYNEEKVLRFLKSWTPQAVKG is encoded by the coding sequence ATGAAGAAACTATTATTCTTTTTGCTCCTGACGACGGCTGTCGTCGGTAGAGCACAGACATTGCTTGACTTACTGCCTGTAGGCACCGAGGCTCCCGATTTCACGATTACTGACAGTAAGACGGGGAAGAAAATCTTCCAGCTTTCAGATAAGAAGACTCAGAAGGATAAAGATGGAAAGACGGTTCCGGGTGTCTGGACCATGCTCGATTTCTGGGCTTCCTGGTGTCCAGACTGCAGAAGAGACATGCCGATGGTGAAGGCTATCTATGACAAATACAATACCAAGATCCAGGTAGTGGGTGTTTCTTTTGATACCGACGAGGCGAAGATGAAGAAATATCTGGGCGATAATCAGTATACCTGGTTGCAATACTGTGAGTTTAAGAAATGGAAGGAAACTAAGATTTCCAAGGATTATCACATCTCATGGATTCCTACCTCTTATCTGATCAATCCGGAAGGTAAGGTTGCATTCTCTACCGTGAAGGCGGAGGAGATGATGAAGAAACTGGATTCGCTCGACCAGGCAGGAGCATTGAAACCTGCTCAGGTGCAGACTGCTCTCAAGAAGGTGTATAATGAAAGGATCGATCCGATGGCTCAGATTGATGAGGCTTTGGCTAAAGCCAAGAAGAATGGCAAGTTTGTTATCTGTCAGGTAGGTGGTAACTGGTGCCCATGGTGCTTGAAGTTTGCCGATTTTGTAGAGAAAAATGCTGCGGTCAACAAGATGGTGAATGATCATTTTGAATATATTCATGTGAACTACAATCGCAGAAAAACTGCCGGTGATGCGGCGGTGAAGAAGGCTGAGCAGCTGATGAAACGACTGAACAATCCTCAGCGTTTCGGATTCCCGGTCTTTGTGGTGCTCGATGAAACCGGAAAGGTTCTCCATATCCAGGATTCCAGTTTTCTGGAAGAGGGGAAGGGATATAACGAAGAAAAGGTGCTCAGATTCCTGAAGAGCTGGACACCTCAGGCAGTAAAAGGATAA
- a CDS encoding MBOAT family O-acyltransferase: protein MNYSTFEISALWHWIERLFVYQADSPLMMGSIPFALLFIFFLAIYTLLKSYSRTAMMMYVICFSLFFAYKVNGMVMWMLPLTACINYAVTQEMRLHEGKARKALLTFVVLVDLALLCYFKYTNFIIGDVVNEMFSTNFSLQSIALPVGISFYTFQAISYAVDTYKRKFDMEVTLLEYCFYLTFFPLLMAGPITCAANLIPRLKRNEQASSRMLWTGLFLIMLGLVKKNMLSDYIAQFNNWVFDAPQTFSGFENLAALFGYPVQIFLDFSGYSDMSIGVAAILGFYLPDNFYFPYRSLSVTEFWRRWHISLSFWFRDYVYIPLGGNRKGKVRMYFNNFLTMLVAGLWHGSSWMFVIWGALHGFGLVVHKFFSRQLGISIPRTLAGNSLSWLITYLYICFAWSFFRAKDLGVLGKMYDKVANDFSIDYLVPFFHARPAWTLCIIGVMLSYLFTERQYHRLQARFILLPWVAKLLLFIICLQMVVEVSQESVQPFIYYQF, encoded by the coding sequence ATGAATTATTCAACATTCGAAATAAGTGCCTTGTGGCATTGGATAGAGCGGCTGTTTGTTTATCAGGCAGATTCTCCGCTGATGATGGGCAGCATTCCGTTTGCGTTGCTCTTCATCTTCTTCCTTGCCATTTATACCCTGCTCAAGAGCTATTCGCGCACAGCCATGATGATGTATGTCATCTGCTTCAGCCTTTTCTTTGCCTATAAGGTGAACGGAATGGTGATGTGGATGCTGCCGCTTACGGCTTGCATCAATTATGCCGTAACCCAGGAAATGAGACTGCATGAGGGAAAGGCACGCAAGGCGCTGCTCACCTTCGTGGTGCTTGTAGACCTGGCTCTGCTGTGCTATTTCAAATATACCAATTTCATCATTGGCGATGTAGTCAACGAGATGTTCAGCACCAACTTCTCCCTGCAGTCTATCGCTCTGCCTGTAGGTATCTCGTTCTATACCTTCCAGGCTATCAGCTATGCGGTAGATACCTATAAGCGCAAGTTTGACATGGAGGTAACGCTCCTGGAGTATTGCTTCTATCTCACCTTCTTTCCGCTGCTGATGGCGGGTCCTATCACCTGTGCCGCCAACCTGATACCCAGACTGAAACGAAACGAACAGGCTTCCAGCAGAATGCTGTGGACGGGACTTTTCCTCATCATGCTGGGACTGGTCAAGAAGAATATGCTGAGCGATTATATCGCACAGTTCAACAACTGGGTGTTTGATGCGCCGCAAACCTTCTCGGGTTTCGAGAATCTGGCAGCGCTCTTCGGATATCCAGTCCAGATCTTCCTCGATTTCTCGGGATACAGCGATATGAGTATCGGTGTGGCAGCCATCCTGGGTTTCTATTTGCCCGACAACTTCTATTTCCCTTACCGCTCACTCTCGGTTACCGAGTTCTGGCGTCGCTGGCACATCTCGCTTTCCTTCTGGTTCCGCGATTATGTGTATATTCCGCTGGGTGGAAACCGGAAGGGAAAGGTGCGCATGTATTTCAACAACTTCCTCACCATGCTGGTGGCAGGTTTATGGCATGGCTCTTCCTGGATGTTCGTCATCTGGGGGGCTCTTCATGGTTTCGGACTTGTGGTGCATAAGTTCTTCAGCCGTCAGTTGGGCATAAGCATTCCTCGTACGCTGGCAGGCAATTCCCTCAGCTGGCTCATCACCTATTTATATATATGCTTTGCTTGGTCGTTCTTCCGTGCCAAGGATTTGGGTGTGTTGGGGAAGATGTATGATAAGGTGGCAAATGATTTCAGTATCGATTATCTGGTGCCTTTCTTCCATGCCCGTCCTGCCTGGACGCTTTGCATCATCGGTGTCATGCTGAGCTATCTCTTTACCGAGCGCCAGTATCACCGTCTTCAGGCGCGGTTCATCCTCCTGCCTTGGGTGGCTAAACTGCTGCTCTTCATCATCTGTCTGCAGATGGTGGTGGAGGTTTCCCAGGAGAGTGTGCAGCCGTTCATTTATTATCAGTTCTAG